The following proteins come from a genomic window of Paenibacillus swuensis:
- the rplT gene encoding 50S ribosomal protein L20, with translation MARVKGGFVTRRRHKKILKLAKGYFGSKHRIFKTANQQVMKSLLYAYRDRRQKKRDFRKLWIVRINAAARTNGLSYSKFMHGLKLAGVEVNRKMLADLAVNDLKAFNDLAGVAKQKLNA, from the coding sequence ATGGCAAGAGTAAAAGGCGGGTTCGTAACGCGTCGTCGTCACAAAAAAATCTTGAAATTGGCTAAAGGTTACTTTGGCTCTAAACATAGAATTTTCAAAACAGCAAATCAACAGGTAATGAAGTCCCTGCTGTATGCATACCGTGACCGTCGTCAGAAAAAACGTGATTTCCGTAAATTGTGGATCGTTCGTATCAATGCGGCTGCCCGCACTAACGGTCTTTCCTACAGCAAATTCATGCACGGCTTGAAACTTGCAGGTGTTGAAGTGAACCGTAAGATGCTTGCTGATCTTGCAGTAAACGACCTGAAAGCATTTAACGACCTTGCAGGCGTTGCCAAACAGAAATTAAACGCGTAA
- the rpmI gene encoding 50S ribosomal protein L35 produces the protein MPKMKTHSSLKDRFKVTGTGKIKRHKAYKNHLLSGKSNRQKRVLSTSPNMAKGDASRLKQGLAQL, from the coding sequence ATGCCAAAGATGAAAACACACAGCAGTCTTAAAGACCGCTTTAAAGTAACAGGCACAGGTAAAATCAAGAGACATAAAGCTTACAAAAACCATCTTCTTTCCGGAAAGTCCAACCGCCAGAAGCGCGTACTTTCCACTAGCCCGAACATGGCTAAAGGCGATGCTAGCCGCTTGAAACAAGGTCTGGCTCAACTCTAA
- the infC gene encoding translation initiation factor IF-3 translates to MINEEIRAKEVRLVGPEGEQIGIKPFREALQMAIDLNMDLVNVAPTAKPPVCRIMDYGKYRYEMQKKEKEARKNQKIVELKEVRFSATIEDHDYQTKLRNVVKFLKDGDKVKCTIRFRGREITHSEIGRRVLEKAAREVEEICVVERAPKLEGRSMIMILGPKPQ, encoded by the coding sequence ATGATCAACGAAGAAATTCGTGCCAAAGAGGTCCGTCTTGTTGGACCGGAGGGTGAGCAAATCGGGATTAAGCCGTTTCGTGAAGCTTTACAGATGGCGATTGATTTGAATATGGATCTGGTTAACGTGGCACCTACTGCCAAACCGCCGGTTTGCCGCATTATGGACTACGGTAAATATCGTTACGAAATGCAGAAGAAAGAAAAAGAAGCACGCAAGAATCAGAAGATCGTTGAATTGAAAGAAGTGCGTTTCAGCGCTACAATCGAGGATCACGATTATCAGACGAAGCTGCGCAACGTCGTGAAGTTCCTGAAAGACGGCGATAAAGTGAAGTGCACGATTCGTTTCCGCGGTCGTGAAATCACGCATTCCGAGATCGGACGTCGTGTTCTTGAGAAAGCGGCAAGAGAAGTTGAAGAGATCTGCGTTGTAGAACGCGCTCCGAAGCTGGAAGGCCGCAGCATGATTATGATTCTAGGACCTAAACCCCAATAA
- a CDS encoding glycosyltransferase family 2 protein, giving the protein MLDTLLLSAQIYLAVVGVYQLILTFFGYYRKKSRSLLPPDKTFAILVAAHNEEQVIGPLIENLKNLNYPKELYDIHVICDNCTDSTAQISRKMGVNAAVRNNKVLRGKGYAIEWMLKELTRAPRDYDAIVILDADNLVSENYLMEMNTDLLQGSQVIQGYLDTKNPEDSWITSAYGITYWFCNRLWQLPRTNLNMANFLGGTGMCFDHQLLKEMGWGATSLVEDLEFTVRCVQRGVKPKFNYDAKVYDEKPLTFGASAKQRLRWMQGHFTVARKYFFPLLWQSIKDKSLTKFDTALYTITVYNVLLSTITTVVLMADQLFASEPAFTSMYYYLPLWVPIIFTAINLIHFPLALILEGVKSVKVYLSFFTFPFFMLSWVPITFYAFFTQNNKQWSHTQHTRVMRLEEIQSKQI; this is encoded by the coding sequence ATGCTGGACACGCTTTTATTAAGCGCGCAAATTTATCTTGCAGTTGTGGGTGTGTATCAACTGATATTGACCTTTTTCGGTTATTATCGCAAAAAGTCGAGAAGTTTATTACCGCCGGACAAAACATTCGCGATTCTCGTAGCCGCACATAATGAGGAACAGGTTATCGGTCCGTTGATTGAGAATTTGAAGAATCTGAATTATCCTAAAGAATTATACGACATCCATGTGATTTGTGATAACTGTACAGACAGCACGGCGCAGATTTCCCGCAAGATGGGTGTTAACGCCGCGGTCCGCAATAATAAAGTATTGCGCGGCAAAGGCTATGCCATTGAGTGGATGCTTAAGGAGCTGACGAGAGCTCCCCGGGATTATGACGCGATTGTAATCCTCGATGCGGACAACCTGGTCAGCGAGAACTATCTGATGGAGATGAATACCGATCTGTTGCAAGGTTCCCAAGTGATTCAGGGTTACCTGGATACGAAGAACCCTGAGGATTCCTGGATTACGTCCGCTTACGGGATCACTTACTGGTTCTGCAACCGTCTGTGGCAGTTGCCGAGAACCAACCTGAACATGGCCAATTTTCTCGGCGGCACCGGAATGTGCTTTGATCACCAGCTGCTGAAGGAAATGGGCTGGGGCGCGACAAGCTTGGTAGAGGATCTGGAATTCACCGTGCGTTGCGTACAGCGGGGAGTTAAACCGAAGTTTAACTACGATGCCAAAGTGTATGACGAGAAGCCGCTTACGTTCGGCGCATCCGCTAAACAGAGGTTGAGATGGATGCAAGGTCATTTCACAGTGGCCAGAAAGTACTTCTTCCCGTTGCTATGGCAAAGTATTAAGGATAAGAGTTTAACTAAATTCGACACAGCGCTTTATACCATTACTGTATATAACGTATTATTGAGTACTATTACGACGGTGGTGCTGATGGCGGATCAATTGTTTGCCAGCGAGCCAGCCTTTACGTCCATGTATTATTATTTGCCGCTGTGGGTACCGATCATCTTTACAGCGATCAACTTGATTCACTTCCCGTTGGCCTTGATTCTTGAAGGAGTGAAATCGGTAAAAGTGTACTTGTCGTTCTTCACGTTCCCGTTCTTCATGCTTTCATGGGTTCCCATTACGTTCTACGCATTCTTCACACAGAATAACAAGCAATGGAGCCATACACAGCATACCCGGGTTATGCGGTTGGAAGAAATTCAAAGCAAGCAAATTTAG
- a CDS encoding glycosyltransferase family 4 protein, with amino-acid sequence MRIALFTDTFLPDVNGVARTLGRWVQYLESRGIACKVFAPDTPQNVQTADQTMVERFYSIPFLLYPECRMAIPNPIQMKSMLKAFNPTLIHVATPFNLGLHGIHYAKKHKVPFVASYHTHFDQYLSYYKLQWMEAILWKYMHWFHQDARKIYVPSPTTLTHLESKGMRNLEIWGRGLDLQRFYPRTSRVEACQRWGFSESKHMILFVGRLAPEKSVDIAIAAFENLPERVKSNSYLVIAGDGPLYKELAGRYEEDEDIRFTGFVHGEELAELYSAADVFLFPSATETFGNVVLEAMGCGTPVIGADSGGVRDNIQHGLTGLLCPVGNIDAFTEALTLLYDNTLLRENMAARGRAYSQEQTWDRIFFKLLESFEEAGSQSSSADLEERYAQIR; translated from the coding sequence ATGAGAATTGCCTTGTTTACTGACACCTTTCTGCCTGATGTCAACGGAGTAGCCCGTACTTTGGGGCGCTGGGTGCAATACCTGGAATCACGGGGGATAGCATGTAAGGTATTCGCGCCGGATACGCCGCAGAACGTGCAGACCGCCGACCAGACGATGGTGGAGCGGTTTTACAGTATTCCCTTCTTATTGTACCCTGAATGTCGCATGGCCATTCCCAATCCTATCCAGATGAAATCCATGCTGAAGGCCTTTAATCCTACGCTGATCCATGTTGCAACCCCCTTTAATCTGGGACTTCACGGCATTCATTACGCCAAAAAACATAAAGTTCCGTTTGTCGCGTCCTATCATACCCACTTTGACCAGTACCTTTCGTACTATAAGCTCCAATGGATGGAGGCTATCCTGTGGAAGTATATGCACTGGTTTCATCAAGATGCCCGCAAAATCTATGTTCCGTCACCGACAACCTTGACCCATCTGGAAAGTAAAGGGATGCGAAACCTGGAAATTTGGGGACGCGGATTGGACTTACAAAGGTTTTACCCCAGAACAAGCCGTGTAGAAGCATGTCAACGTTGGGGATTTTCAGAATCTAAGCATATGATCCTGTTTGTCGGAAGGCTTGCGCCGGAAAAAAGTGTGGATATTGCGATTGCTGCGTTTGAAAATCTTCCGGAGCGGGTAAAGAGCAATAGCTATCTGGTTATTGCCGGAGACGGACCGCTTTATAAGGAACTCGCGGGACGTTATGAAGAAGACGAAGATATTCGTTTTACGGGATTTGTACATGGTGAGGAATTGGCGGAATTGTATTCCGCGGCGGACGTGTTTTTATTTCCGTCCGCGACCGAGACGTTCGGTAATGTCGTTCTCGAAGCTATGGGCTGCGGGACCCCTGTCATCGGGGCGGACAGCGGGGGAGTTCGCGACAATATTCAACACGGGTTGACAGGGTTGCTGTGTCCGGTTGGTAATATCGACGCATTTACAGAAGCGTTGACCCTGTTGTATGATAATACACTGCTGAGGGAAAACATGGCTGCGCGGGGGCGTGCTTATAGTCAAGAGCAGACATGGGACCGTATCTTTTTCAAGCTGTTGGAGTCGTTTGAAGAGGCGGGTTCGCAAAGCAGCAGCGCCGATCTGGAAGAACGGTATGCGCAGATTCGATGA
- a CDS encoding phosphatase PAP2 family protein, whose protein sequence is MSRVVTWLQRHENRMFFWANHKLNHAVLDYLFSYITHLGGATFTIACSVLTAIFAPAPWNTVGLQAMTALAVSHIPVAIIKKKYPRLRPYLVLPQTNIGKSQLTDHSFPSGHTTAAFSVLVPFIMAYPMLSTALIPLGVLVGLSRMYLGLHYPSDVLAGCAVGTITAMATVAFFH, encoded by the coding sequence ATGAGTCGTGTCGTAACCTGGTTACAGCGTCATGAAAATCGCATGTTTTTCTGGGCCAATCATAAACTAAATCATGCGGTGTTGGACTACCTGTTCTCCTATATCACTCACTTGGGCGGAGCCACGTTTACCATTGCGTGTTCTGTGCTAACGGCCATCTTCGCACCCGCACCTTGGAATACGGTTGGTTTACAAGCCATGACGGCGCTTGCCGTGAGTCACATTCCCGTGGCGATTATTAAGAAGAAGTATCCTAGATTACGTCCCTATCTCGTATTGCCGCAAACCAATATCGGTAAGAGCCAATTGACGGATCACTCTTTCCCTTCAGGTCATACAACCGCTGCCTTCTCTGTGCTGGTTCCGTTTATTATGGCTTATCCGATGTTAAGCACCGCTCTGATTCCGCTTGGCGTCCTGGTGGGATTATCACGTATGTATCTTGGGCTGCACTATCCGTCCGACGTTCTCGCAGGCTGTGCCGTTGGCACGATCACCGCAATGGCTACGGTTGCATTCTTTCATTAA
- a CDS encoding MGDG synthase family glycosyltransferase, which produces MRKKRVLLLSEGFGAGHTQAAHALSVSLRKLSPGIQTRVFELGSFLHPTIGPWILSAYRKTVTTQPRLVGMMYRSNYKKSLNRFTQLALHRIFYTQATTIIRQLRPDAIVCTHPIPNAVISRLKRLGLNVPLVTVITDYDAHGTWIYPEVNKYMVSTAEVKQKLLQRGVPSTKIQITGIPVHPNFWEQHNKDEIRQQFGLKSMPTALVMGGGWGLVNNQELLEHMANWNRDVQIIICLGSNEKARASLAENPIFQKANIHLLGFTKEVDKLMEVSDLLITKPGGMTCTEGMAKGIPMLFYSPLPGQEEENCHYFTQLGFGEPISSFQTVTDWFDLLKDDYETVSARRLEVTRTINRYNPNDSSVAILQMLERNHQMVSTAP; this is translated from the coding sequence GTGAGAAAGAAAAGAGTTCTGTTGCTATCGGAGGGGTTCGGCGCCGGACATACTCAGGCCGCCCACGCGCTTTCCGTCAGCTTGCGTAAGCTCTCACCCGGCATCCAAACCCGGGTATTCGAGCTCGGAAGCTTCTTGCATCCAACAATAGGACCTTGGATTCTGTCGGCCTACCGTAAAACGGTTACGACGCAACCCAGACTTGTCGGTATGATGTACCGTTCAAATTATAAGAAATCGTTAAACCGTTTTACTCAATTGGCCTTGCATCGGATATTCTATACCCAGGCCACCACAATAATAAGGCAGCTTCGTCCGGACGCTATTGTGTGCACTCACCCGATTCCGAACGCGGTCATCTCCAGGTTAAAGAGACTGGGTTTGAACGTGCCGCTCGTGACGGTCATTACCGATTACGATGCCCACGGAACGTGGATTTATCCTGAAGTTAACAAGTATATGGTCTCCACCGCGGAAGTGAAACAAAAACTGCTGCAAAGAGGCGTACCTTCCACCAAGATTCAAATTACAGGCATTCCTGTACATCCGAACTTTTGGGAACAGCATAATAAAGATGAAATTCGGCAGCAATTCGGTTTAAAGAGTATGCCTACGGCGCTTGTAATGGGCGGAGGTTGGGGTCTGGTCAACAACCAGGAGCTTCTCGAGCATATGGCCAACTGGAACCGCGATGTTCAAATTATCATATGTTTAGGAAGCAATGAGAAAGCAAGAGCTTCTCTTGCGGAGAATCCGATTTTCCAAAAAGCTAACATCCATCTGCTCGGTTTCACGAAAGAAGTCGACAAGTTAATGGAAGTCTCGGACTTATTGATTACCAAGCCCGGCGGCATGACCTGTACAGAAGGCATGGCTAAAGGCATACCGATGCTTTTCTATTCACCTCTTCCGGGACAAGAGGAAGAGAATTGTCATTATTTCACGCAACTGGGATTCGGCGAGCCCATTTCATCCTTCCAGACGGTCACGGATTGGTTTGACCTGTTGAAGGATGATTATGAAACCGTGTCAGCCAGACGTCTTGAAGTCACCCGTACCATTAACCGTTACAACCCTAATGATTCATCGGTTGCCATCCTGCAGATGCTCGAGCGCAACCACCAAATGGTTAGCACAGCCCCTTAA